In Rosa rugosa chromosome 4, drRosRugo1.1, whole genome shotgun sequence, the genomic stretch ctacaacgagaagatggattcggacccatcaagtgccagggacgccacacatggtggactgcgcTCCCTTTCCctatcccaaaacgatataagtgttttggaaggttttgctgatgctgggtacctctctgacccacacaaaggtcgctcccaaactggttatgttttcaccatgggaaagaccgcgatatcttggaggtctacaaagcagaccttagtcgctacctcttcgaatcatgcagagattattgctcttcacgaagcagttcgtgaatgtatatggcttcgatccatagttacgcatgttcgaagcaattgtggtttgaagtctaccacagatgagccaacaagcatttatgaggataatgctgcttgcattgaacaaatgaagcaaggctacatcaaaggcgacaacaccaagcatatatcgcccaaattcttctacaatcagaaACAACAGAacctcctcaagatcaaagtgaaccaggtttgatttgaggacaatgtggcagacttgtttactaagtcattgcccaaatccacgttcgagaaacatgtggcaagaattggcttgcggaaattatctgaactcccatgatcgtagtcatcagggggaggcgcagacatcagggggagatgtctacatgttcgtctcgaaatgtgaagggtgtgttgtgccctttttccccttcgacttcgaccgaggttatttttgtcccactgggtttttgttactcggcaaggtttttaatgaggcaacgagagaagcaccgcgtttgggcaacataagggggagtgttcaagtaaaaccctaatttgtgtttggcccaaactctagattacttgacctagtggtaatagggtttaattagaagaatctagagattatctttccttgtatgattcagactctatgcattgtaatcctctatataaagaggcccctattatcaatgagaatacacagcgaatttctctcaattttagtttctctacaacaaatttcaatttttttttaatttctgaaatttctaataaaaaaggattttattttaatttaaatataatttgaaaataaatatttgtcaatttttttcaaattttttttttaagttagaaatgcatttttttagtgtttagacaaataatGGTTTTTAACGGTAGAATTAACGActgtgagttaagtgaaagacggatgtaaaagtgagtgagttaagtgatattgttgaaaatacagtgagttaagtgaaagacggatgtaaaagtgagtgagttaagtgaaagacggatgtaaaagtgagtgagttaagtgaaagacggatgtaaaagtgagtgagttaagtgatattgttgaaaatacagtgagttaagtgaaagacggatgtaaaagtgagtgagttaagtgatattgttgaaaatacagtgagttaagtgtcgaatgagtcataccTCAATGACTATTTGtgatattttttccttttttttttttgcatttccGGACTATGTGGCTCGCTTTAGTTTATATAAGGTCAACTTACTCTTTTAATTACTATCCAACCAAAAAGACTATCTTGCTTAATTAATACAAAGTTTAGTCGCTAGTTAAAGACGTACCATACCTCCTTAATTTTAACTTTGCATCAAGCTTCAATCATCCTTTGCTTTTTTGTTAAGATAAAGTAGAAGAGGAAGTCacgaagaaagaagaaaaccaaaactacTGTTTTGCGAAAAGGAATCTCTTACTGTACAACCCAAAGCCATCcttttctccttttctccttttctcttcATCAAACTTATGTATATAAACACGAGTCTTACTTGTTTTCTTCCTAAAAAAGGTCCAAAGCTAGACAAATCAAATCATCAAACCCTAGCCAATATTTATTGGCATCAGTTTTATCAATGTCGTCGTCACTGGTTCGTCCTCGTCCTCGTCCTCGTGTTATGGTCAATGGAATAAGAAGAATGAGAACCTTTCGTTTCTTCTGGTGCCGCCATTGCCAACATACTGTAAGAATTGCCTCTTCCAACCCATATGGATTTCAATGTCACTATTGCTCCAATGAGCTCAATCATGAGCTCGATGTATTGAGGCCTGCTGCCTCTATCAATAACCACCTTCAAGCCCTAGAAGCTTCCCCGGCTGCCCGCTTACTTCAAAACCTAGCTCTCGTCCTCGATCCTTCCCCTCTGAGGCACCACGGACGACTTCGATGGCAAATCGAAACCGACAATGAGCCAGTTGATCATCCACGGTCTTGGATCACCCTCCAGTTCGAGAGACCGCCAAGACTTGTAGTTCCCGTACCACAAAATGCCACCCTCGACGAGGATCATACTAATAACGCTGCTACTTTCGAGGGAACAATAAACGAGGTTCCGAATGAGCGTCGGGGGCCATCACCAGCGCCCAGTTGGGCAATCGATGGATTGCCTACGGTGAAAGTCACGGAAGAGGGGTTGGTGAAGGAACCCGGTTGCCCGGTTTGCAAGGAAGGGTTTGTGGTTGGTGGAGAAGTAAGAGAAATGCCATGCAAGCATGTGTATCATTCTGGTTGCATAGTCCCTTGGCTGAGCTTACACAATACTTGTCCAGTTTGCCGATATGAACTAAATAATGGGATCGATCAGTTTGGAGATCGTAATGAAAATTATTAcgcagaggaggaagaagaggtgACGTCACGACATTGGTGGTGGAATCAGTTTCTTTCCTTCTGGCCATTTCGTGCATTAGTTCATTGGAGACAAAGTTACCTTGATAACCAAGCAAGGCGTCAAGGTAATAATCAACTTTAAATATTAGTTTGTTGCTTGTTTGATCAAATTGTATTGTATTATTCTATCTTATAATTAAACCTACCTACTTGACTAATTAAGGTATTGATCATGTTTTGCAGATAGAACCTGGTGGTCCCCGATCTTGGATCGTTCTATTACTTCTATAGCTCAATTAATAAGTGGTGATGTAAATTAAGCAatatgtgtatatgtatatTGGCTTTGTTTTATACAAGGTTGCTCCATAGGCAGGTAAAGATGCATTAAAGTTCTACTGCAGGTATGATCTCTATAACATAATGGAAAGAGATTGTACTTCTTCTTATTAGATCAGTTCTACATgcaaattcttttttctttcatgaAAGGGTACAatctttgatatatgtggaacTATGTTAAAGAGCATATGGTTAAAACGAATGGTTTAACATTAATCGGTGTTACCGTTTATTCTATTCGGATCTAATTATGTTCTATTTTTCCTTCACTCCTTGGGCTAACCACATTGTATCTTTAATGCAGTTTTATGAGAACGATTTGGAGCAATTAATATTAGTTTGATGGATTTTCTTTCATTAAAGATTTGTGATTGTAATTCTTCCCTCAAATGGCATTGTACATAAATGATCaatggaaaaaaggaaaaataaaaataaaaatttatcttCACGTTGCTCAATTGTGTTTccaaccacgtggtgtggtgtgttggtcgaatggcctagtctggaacccccaggtctagcgttcgaatcccagctccatcccgtggccagcagatttgagggaccctttgggttcgtgcgtctgcggtgcagtggattagtctggctttgcctggctttcgccgcaatgtcggtgcaggtgttctggcgctgggataccactgcatgggtgtgtgagttactaacaactaacccgatcaaaaaaaaaaaaaaaattgtgtttcCATTCCCTGCTTTGCCGATCTTTCCAAATATTACATGGGGGCAGAATGTTAGGAGACGTTTATAACTTTTTAATATCCGAACTTTTCTGTTCTCTCATCTCTCACTGACCACCAAGGCGATGACATTTGGCACCTGCAGTTTGCTGTGGCCAACTCTGACCGGCTAATGGGATGCCGGAGAGCCGGAGAGGCTAGGGCACCGTGGGGCTTGACCTGTGTAactgaataaaataaaataaattaaatactAGCTCCTCGTTTATTACTAGGCAATTCCTCCCGCGCGATGCCGCGGGTTTGTTTGCTTGCTAATGATGAACGCTTTGACGCTCATGTCACGTTGAGGTACTGATCGATTCAACGTCTGAATTAACAGGCACATAATTTCAATCACAAACCCAGATCCAAAGCCGTTCTTTTCTCCTTTGCTCAATCACCAGTCTGCTGCAAATTGAAGCAAAATCAATTCTCATACTAAATTctcatgagaaaaaaaaaattacttgaacacagaacaacaacaaaaacccCCCAGGGAAACCAAAAAATCCTAGAAATGTACCAGACAATACCTTCGATGTCAAAGCTTTCACAatccacagaaagaagaaaccaAGCTCTTCCCTTCTCCCCGTGATGATCCCAACGATGTAATAGCTGTACCGCCTTCCTCTGCTGATCCACGCCCTTCTATTGCAAAATGACAACCTGACGATAAGCACAATCGAATAACAACACACTAAATTGATAGGCAAATTGTAATTCACAACAAAGACCAGGGGAAAAAGTGTCATTCCATTTCGGGACCTTAGGAACAGTGCTCATGAACACCAACTCTCCTTTAGTATATAGCTAGAAATTTTGCCCACGCTTTGCCGCGGGTTTTGGAGCTAACACAATGTTatttaaggactaaattcaAAAGTATAGAAAATATAGTTGACATGATCATTATATTAACCATGAAACATTCCATGTCCGAGTTGCAGCTTAATGCTAAGAAACCAAAACATTTAGTAAGGGCAGCAAATTACATACCTATCATGGATAAATTTTATTAGCTCATCTGAGATAAAGTCCTCAACAGTGAAAGGACTTTATCCCACAATGGCTCAGCTAATTACATACCTATCATAGATAAATTTTATTAGCTCATCAGTAGCCACTAAACCTGGCTCACCTAATTTGATGGCTTTGTGCAGATATTTCAAATGGCTATATTTTGGTTCCCTGGTAGTCCTGGAATAAATAGGAAGAAGCATGTGTTAGATAAGTAATAGACTTCACGTAAAATGATGTTAGGTTTATAACCAATTCCCTTACTTTACACATTTAACATTAGGGAAATGTTAAATGTGTAAAGCAAGGGTTATGAGCCAAAATTTACAAACCTAGTCAAGATCCTAATCCCCTATTTGCATACCATATTCATCTAGAGGTGCATCATAGTCATAGCTAGTTGCAATGAAGGGACCGCCAGCTGTTCGGCCAAAATTCGTTCCTCCATGGTACTGTAACAAAATCAGAGTAAAAGATGGTTAAATCATATAATTTTACCAACATCAGCAAAGATAAAATTAGCTTTGAAATATAGAGGAGAATAAGTACCATGTAGTAGTTGGCAAAAGAACCACCATTTTGTATAAACCTTGCAACTGAAAATGCCAAGTCCTGTGCAAGTCTAGTAGGAACTGCTCCACGAAATTCTGTATACCTGTAGAGTTTACATAAAAGAGTCAGAattagaaagagagaaagaaggaataATGGgtatgtaaaaaaaaataaaaaataaaacttcagTGAGGAACCATGACTGACAAACCCAAGCCCAAAgtcttcctcttctcctttgCTCAATCACTGGTCTGCTGCAAATTGAAGCACAATCAATTCTCATACTAAATTCCCATGAGAAAAAAACATACTTATATAAACACAGAAAATAGCAAATAGCATCACAGACATTCTCACTGAccataaaaaaggaaaaagaaaattgagaaTATTAGCTGCTTCAAAGCAAGAAACTGTGCCACAAACCAAAGGCTACAGATGTCCAAACGAAATCTATTGTCCAAAAGTGAAATCTATCACCCAAAACCTATCCCTGGCTCACATGTTCCTTTCTAATCAATTATTACATAATACATCAGTGTCCCTGTACTGTCAACTTCTAATTACAACATATACTTGTAAGTCTACTTGCCACAAAGCCCATCACAAACAAAACTAAGAGAAGAAGAATATATTCACACACACAACCAGAAGACTATATTAGAAGCATATTTCACTCCCTCACTAACCAAACAGAGCTCCACACACAATCAAATCCCTCAGATCGAAGATAAAGCCGTAGCAAATGAAAACAATCCTAAAAATCAAAACTATTTGAACCCGATAATAATGATAGCGATAGTGATTTGAATCAAGCaataaaaaaaacccaaaaattcaaGCTTCTGTTCAAGTTCTAGTTTCTAATCGCATCAAAAAGCAAAGCAATCAAAAGACACAGAAAACCTAGAGggatagagaagagagagaaacagatCGGCATACCTTGTAAGCTAAGAATGCGCAAGTTTTGTTGCCATTGTTACTAATGGCCTCCTCGAGTTGGAGTTGATATCTATGCTTCTCATATGCTTCAGTTTCCTGCAAAAGATGATGTTGGTAATGAGATCAAAAGCCAACAAATGTTGTAATGTTTATGAGTCTCAGTAAAAGCAGAGATACAACTCACTGGGGGAATAAGTATAGTACTTACCCCTATCGGAGCACCTTGCTGTGTCTGTTTACGATATCTTTTACAGGAGATGTTTAATTTCATCATCGAGCACTGACTTGTTCAATTGTTTCTGAAGATTCTCTGAAACCTCCTCCATCGCTTATGCCTTGATAACAATATATAAGATCAGTAAATAATTCAACTCAAATCAATATACTATAAAAGATCAAGCAAacaaatgataaaagaggtGCTCTACATATACCTCTAAAGTGTAACCGAGTGAACTCTAATCAGTGATAAAAGCCAACGCCTCAGAGTTCTCATTTGGACTTATCCTCCACCTTCTCCAACGCTTTAGCTTCAAGGGTTTCTGAGTTCATTATTATTTGTTTCATTCCTTGTCGAAGCATATTGCAGGCATATCTGGAAGCaagataaagaaaaagaagcatgTGACTACATTTCAAGAAATATTCATATACAGTACAGTACCCTTTGAGTCTCTTTCACCAAATGTATAGATTATGTTGTCTCCATCTATTATTCTTATTCATGAAGTAGGTAATgaggacacacacacacacataagccccaaaatcataatctaaccACAACCTAGAAAGCATACCTAAAAGGCGGATACTATGTCAGATCATTGCGTTGGAAATGCCCAGGCTGCAAGAAAAACATAGAGAAGATAAATTAAACATAATAATAATTTCTAAAAGATAGACAATGTAATAACCCGGTTCAACTATGATCTACAATCACTAAACCCCAATCATCATATAAGTACATAGTAAAAAGAAACTGAAATAATTCCAAGATATCTTTGCTCAGAGTCACCAAGTTCATTGATAAAGGAACCAAAGACATATATCACTTTTCAGAATCCTATAACCAAAGTATAGATCCAAAAATACCAAAGAGAATAAATTTTGTTTATAAGCTTGTAATATCCAGATAATATCTACCCCTATCATATGCAAAAATAGTTTGATAAATGTAGGCTGGAGTCGACCATCTCATTTTTTTACTCATCCTATCAAAATCAACCTTATTATTTTAAAACATATTGAAAGAGAAAAGGATTGATTACTGACCATAAAACAAAAATCTTTCCAGGAGAAACTGAAAATCCATAACACATGATAATAAAAAGCAAAGGTGAGTATAAAATCGAAATCCAAACTGGACAGCGAGAGAGTGAGAAAGCTAAAAAAGAGGCagaagggaggaagagagaaaccAACAGGAGAGAATCCTAAACTGGAGCACGAACAATACCCCTATAAAAACAAAATCCAAGTAAATTGAAAACCAGCCCCAGCAAAAAACCCAACGAAAACTATAAACCAAAAAACACAAATCAAAAACCAACCGAAAATGTAGTCGGCAGAGCTATCCAAAACGCAGATCTTCTTCTCCTCACAGCAAAACCGAATCACCACTCTCTGgttctctctcgctctctctctctctctctctctctgtctcaacTGTGCTTTCTCTagaaaacacaaaccaaaaaaaaaaaaaaaaaaggtcctaTTGTCCAAACAAAGCAAACTGAATTGTTCTGAAACTATCCAATAGTCTCTCTTTTTGTCTAACAAACAAAGTTCAAATCTTTTCACAACAAAAGCTTATAAACTAAATAAAAATGCTCATAAAGTCATTCTACACAATCAACAACATACTAATCAAATGCGTACAGAAATCAAaatcataaaaaataataataataataaaaaaataaaattaaaaaaacttgcTAAAAGAAACAGAGTTAACCTTCCAAGCTACCCATCTTTCCGATCTCAGGAGGAATCTCTCCACCTAGATTATTAACATTCAAATAAAAGTCAGTGGGCTAAGTCAAGTTGGCAATCTCTTGTTCCgaatttaatgaaaaatcatAGTAGTGAGCAGATAAAATTATGAACAAATTTGCTCCCTATAAGTTCACCTACAGGCATACCAACAATTTAGAAAATCATGCTTTTCAGAAAAATACACGCACATTATCTGATGTACTGACTACCCAAATTCGTTCCATTCCCTCCCAAATCAAAACACTGTCAAGCAAAAAGAGCATAGATCATATTTTCATGtccaattaaaaataaaacaaagctCAAACGCCAACCCTTGATCGATTTAACCAAGAAAAAAATTAGTTTATTCCTTGTTTTCAGAAGATTATTAATAGCTGAGACTCGGAAAATCATTCGTACCCACCACCCAAACTCGTCCCCTTCCTCCCCatatcaaaaccaaaaaattCCAATAACTGATAAGAAAATTATACATAGCACACAATTTGATGAAAGTTTTTCAAATTGCCAAAGATCAGAACCTTACCTTGAAACCATTCCAATGTTGCCGAGAATCCTCAGATGCAAGTACCCAACCTCATTTCTTGTCAgagaaaaacatggaaattgTCAGCAAAATCAATACTCTGTTTAATCAAAACCTCTGAGCCCATATCCTAAATCAATGACATATCAAGTTTACActaattttgaagaaattttttgaaaaaaataagtCGATACCTCTCAAGAAAGCGAAAGCTCATCCCTGAGCTTATCCATGCAAGGAAAATTCAAGCTTGAGCACGAAGCACCAGACCTCTCACCCTTCTTCTCATCTtctcatgttttcttttcttcattcacAACAACAATTTCAGGCTCTACCTTCTCTTTCTCACTCTCTGCCCATCAAAATACTCAAATTTCAGTAAAAAAGaacaatgaaagaaaaaattgagcatttaaatttcaaaatagggaagaaatcaagaaaacccaaagtggtttgtaCCTTCTTTTGTAGTTTCTTCATTATCAAGGTCAAGAGCAGCCACTGGGATTGAAACCGGGCTCTTTCGCTGAACTGTCCGCTTTCTGAAACACCCACAAAATCttgaatcaaacaaaagaaagaatataATTTCAATGTTTTCAATTAGATCAGTTCAACAGTTAATACCTTCTCGATGAATCAAGAAGAACCCAAACTCTATCCAGCTTTGATCAATCAGTAAACCCGATAATCTGGCTCAGCAAATATTACTGTAGATAGACGCCTCTCTCCGTGTAGATAGAGACTTCCAGATTTACACAGGGAAGATTGAATCCGAATCGTAGATGCCAACAAACAGTACCACCTCCTtcgctatctctctctctttctccaccTCTCTGTCCAGCGAAGTAGCGAAGACACGATAGGACTGAGCAGCAGACCAGGTGTCGAGAAGAAAGACGCGG encodes the following:
- the LOC133741829 gene encoding probable E3 ubiquitin-protein ligase RHC1A, which codes for MSSSLVRPRPRPRVMVNGIRRMRTFRFFWCRHCQHTVRIASSNPYGFQCHYCSNELNHELDVLRPAASINNHLQALEASPAARLLQNLALVLDPSPLRHHGRLRWQIETDNEPVDHPRSWITLQFERPPRLVVPVPQNATLDEDHTNNAATFEGTINEVPNERRGPSPAPSWAIDGLPTVKVTEEGLVKEPGCPVCKEGFVVGGEVREMPCKHVYHSGCIVPWLSLHNTCPVCRYELNNGIDQFGDRNENYYAEEEEEVTSRHWWWNQFLSFWPFRALVHWRQSYLDNQARRQDRTWWSPILDRSITSIAQLISGDVN